A window of Coriobacteriia bacterium contains these coding sequences:
- a CDS encoding MBL fold metallo-hydrolase, whose product MAPGPMAQWFMRRVVRSRMAWKDVLGQDGLYAIVCGSGSPLADAHRSGPCIAVSAGEHFFFVDAGQGSTRNAQLMHLPLAKTQAILLTHFHSDHIANLGELMLQRWASGSNAEPVDVIGPQGVQDVVEGFNMAYRSDVEYRAAHHGPDTMPPTGAGGRAKPFELSPASDASAVVFDRDGVKITAFRVDHRPVEPAVGYRFDYKRRSLVISGDTSYSESVLAQSSGADLLFHDALSASLIQMVGDNAGVTGSPAAAKVMHDIPSYHATPEDAARIASGAGVRQLVLYHIIPPVPRQMEKLFLGDAKRFYGGPLSVARDGMLFFMPPQSARIETKRLLR is encoded by the coding sequence ATGGCACCAGGTCCGATGGCCCAGTGGTTCATGCGCCGAGTGGTGCGCTCTAGGATGGCGTGGAAGGACGTTCTTGGCCAGGACGGTTTGTATGCGATCGTATGTGGTTCGGGCTCGCCCTTGGCCGATGCTCACCGCTCAGGTCCGTGCATCGCGGTCTCAGCTGGCGAGCACTTCTTCTTCGTGGACGCCGGCCAAGGCAGCACGAGGAACGCGCAGCTCATGCACCTACCGCTGGCGAAGACACAAGCGATCCTCCTGACCCACTTCCATTCGGACCACATCGCGAATCTCGGCGAGTTGATGCTCCAACGATGGGCGAGCGGTTCAAACGCCGAGCCAGTCGATGTGATCGGCCCTCAAGGTGTACAAGACGTGGTGGAGGGCTTCAACATGGCCTACCGGTCTGACGTGGAGTACCGTGCGGCTCATCACGGCCCCGACACTATGCCTCCGACAGGTGCAGGAGGGCGGGCGAAGCCGTTCGAGCTCTCGCCGGCGTCCGATGCTTCTGCGGTCGTGTTCGACCGAGACGGCGTCAAGATCACTGCCTTCCGAGTCGACCATCGTCCCGTCGAGCCGGCGGTCGGCTACCGCTTCGACTACAAGCGCCGCTCCTTGGTGATCAGCGGTGACACTTCGTACTCGGAGTCTGTTCTCGCGCAATCCAGCGGCGCCGATCTCCTCTTTCACGACGCGCTCAGTGCCTCACTGATACAGATGGTTGGGGACAATGCCGGCGTGACTGGTTCTCCCGCCGCGGCCAAGGTCATGCACGACATCCCGAGCTACCACGCCACGCCCGAGGACGCAGCGCGCATCGCGTCTGGTGCCGGGGTGAGGCAGCTGGTTCTGTACCACATCATTCCGCCCGTACCTCGGCAGATGGAGAAGCTATTTCTGGGCGATGCGAAGCGCTTCTATGGCGGGCCGCTGAGCGTGGCCAGGGACGGGATGTTGTTCTTCATGCCGCCCCAGTCTGCTCGGATTGAGACCAAGCGCCTGTTGCGGTAG
- a CDS encoding class I SAM-dependent methyltransferase — MRSGHESQTAVMVCAARAAAHGRIGVAAFSDPTALALLPQDARQRVERFRSGVPPRSLRERVGNAVLEGRSQMMVARTVAIDAAIRTAAFPQVVILGAGLDGRAWRMPELAEVTVFEVDHPASQREKQVRGATLRQTARDVRFVPVDFTCDRLEDALAAAGHDPARQTTWVWEGVVMYLERADIEATLRVVEARSAPGSRLVVMYQSPSIIRQLGGFVLGWLGEPFRSSFTADAMRMLLAGRGLAVLQDDDLATIATGVSADFAEGARLLKDVRIAIAERR; from the coding sequence GTGAGATCCGGCCACGAGAGCCAGACTGCCGTCATGGTCTGCGCGGCGCGAGCAGCTGCTCATGGCAGGATCGGAGTGGCCGCATTCTCCGACCCAACTGCACTCGCGCTGCTTCCACAGGACGCGCGACAGCGCGTCGAGCGATTTCGCTCGGGCGTGCCGCCGAGGAGCCTGCGTGAACGTGTCGGGAATGCGGTTCTCGAGGGACGGTCGCAGATGATGGTCGCCCGCACCGTTGCGATCGATGCGGCGATACGAACCGCGGCGTTTCCGCAGGTCGTGATTCTCGGCGCTGGGCTGGACGGGCGAGCGTGGCGAATGCCGGAACTCGCCGAGGTGACCGTGTTTGAGGTGGACCATCCCGCCTCGCAGCGCGAGAAGCAGGTGCGCGGCGCGACGTTGAGGCAGACGGCGCGCGACGTTCGTTTTGTGCCGGTCGACTTCACGTGCGACCGTCTAGAGGACGCGCTCGCGGCCGCCGGTCACGACCCCGCGCGCCAGACGACTTGGGTGTGGGAAGGGGTGGTCATGTATCTCGAGCGAGCCGACATCGAGGCGACGCTTCGGGTTGTTGAGGCACGTTCGGCGCCGGGAAGTCGCCTTGTTGTCATGTATCAGTCGCCATCCATCATCCGGCAGTTAGGCGGCTTCGTCCTTGGCTGGTTAGGCGAGCCGTTTCGGTCGTCGTTCACCGCCGATGCGATGCGTATGTTGCTCGCCGGGCGCGGTCTTGCCGTACTCCAGGATGACGACCTGGCGACAATCGCCACCGGAGTGTCCGCCGATTTCGCCGAAGGCGCGCGACTCCTGAAGGACGTGCGAATCGCGATCGCCGAAAGACGGTGA
- a CDS encoding catalase → MSDKKLTTNFGAPVPDNQNAMTAGPRGPMLVQDVWFLEKLANFDREVIPERRMHAKGSGAFGTFTVTGDITRYTKAKVFSEVGKKTDLFVRFSTVAGERGAADAERDIRGFAVKMYTEEGNWDLVGNNTPVFFLRDPLKFPDLNHAVKRDPRTNMRSARNNWDFWTSLPEALHQVTIVMSDRGIPATYRHMHGFGSHTFSMINEAGQRHWVKFRWQCQQGIMNLTDEEATELVGKDRESHQRDLFESIDKGDFPKWTLQIQVMAEADAAKMPYNPFDLTKVWYHADYPLIEVGVMELNRNPENYFADVEQAAFNPASVVPGIGFSPDKMLQGRLFSYGDAQRYRLGVNHHLIPVNAARCPVHGYSRDGLMRVDGNYGGTLGYEPNSYGEWVQQPDFADPPLALEGAADHWDFRADDDDYFTQPGKLFRLMSPDQQQVLFANTARAMGDAPAEVKMRHIGNCAKADPLYGEGVAEALGIPVGEYIE, encoded by the coding sequence ATGAGCGACAAGAAACTCACCACCAACTTCGGGGCACCAGTGCCCGACAACCAGAATGCGATGACCGCTGGACCGAGGGGTCCGATGCTTGTACAGGACGTGTGGTTCCTGGAAAAGCTCGCGAACTTCGATCGCGAGGTCATCCCTGAGCGTCGTATGCACGCCAAGGGTTCGGGCGCTTTCGGCACCTTCACGGTCACTGGCGACATCACGCGCTACACCAAGGCGAAAGTCTTCTCAGAGGTTGGGAAGAAGACCGACCTGTTTGTGCGCTTCTCAACTGTCGCGGGGGAACGCGGAGCAGCCGACGCCGAGCGCGACATTCGAGGCTTCGCCGTGAAGATGTACACGGAGGAGGGCAACTGGGATCTGGTGGGCAACAACACACCCGTGTTCTTCCTCCGTGATCCGCTCAAGTTCCCTGACCTGAATCACGCTGTGAAGCGCGACCCACGTACGAACATGCGCAGTGCGCGCAACAACTGGGACTTCTGGACGTCGCTTCCCGAGGCGTTGCACCAGGTGACGATCGTGATGAGCGACAGAGGAATCCCCGCGACCTACCGCCACATGCATGGCTTCGGCAGCCACACGTTCAGCATGATCAACGAGGCAGGGCAGCGGCATTGGGTCAAGTTCCGCTGGCAGTGCCAGCAGGGCATCATGAACCTCACCGACGAAGAGGCAACGGAGCTGGTCGGCAAGGACCGCGAGAGCCATCAACGGGATCTGTTTGAGAGCATCGACAAGGGCGACTTCCCAAAGTGGACGTTGCAGATACAGGTGATGGCTGAGGCCGACGCTGCCAAGATGCCCTACAACCCGTTCGATCTCACGAAGGTCTGGTATCACGCGGACTACCCGCTCATCGAGGTTGGGGTGATGGAACTGAACCGCAATCCAGAGAACTACTTTGCCGACGTCGAGCAGGCGGCTTTCAACCCAGCGTCCGTGGTTCCAGGCATCGGCTTCTCACCAGACAAGATGCTGCAGGGTCGGCTGTTCTCCTATGGGGATGCGCAGCGCTATCGACTCGGCGTGAACCACCACCTGATTCCAGTCAACGCCGCCCGTTGTCCTGTACATGGGTACAGCCGTGATGGACTCATGCGGGTTGATGGTAACTACGGCGGGACGTTGGGCTACGAGCCAAACAGCTACGGCGAGTGGGTTCAGCAACCCGACTTCGCGGATCCGCCGCTCGCACTCGAAGGTGCCGCCGATCATTGGGACTTCCGTGCCGATGACGACGACTATTTCACCCAGCCAGGCAAGCTGTTCCGACTGATGTCTCCCGATCAGCAGCAGGTTCTGTTCGCGAACACTGCCCGCGCAATGGGTGACGCGCCTGCGGAGGTGAAGATGCGCCACATAGGAAACTGCGCGAAGGCCGATCCCCTCTACGGCGAAGGCGTGGCAGAGGCACTGGGCATCCCAGTGGGGGAGTACATCGAGTAG
- a CDS encoding MFS transporter produces MADTVASTKENAGWGVIGMLAAAQFIMVLDTTVMNVSISQVAADLHTTIVGMQSAITMYTLVMAAFMLIGGKIGDRWGAKRAFWIGLCVYGLGSFTTGIAPNLTVLLLGWSLIEGLGAILVIPAIAALTAKTYEGKQRALCYGILGGVAGASMAAGPLIGGWVTAYFSWRYVFIGETVIVLLVMLFLKLIPATVGRKSKLDVGGAVLSAAGLGAIVYGVLQSSQWGWILPKANVPVFNGMPLAPLGLSPSLWLIIIGGILITLFARREEAVKMRGNEPLLDLALLGIPRMRAGLIIQWCQAFIIQATFFVIPLYLQIVLGFDALKTGKTILPMSVALFVFALGGASLTARFGAKRIVTVGLAILLVGEAALLYVLAPQLATGFGVAMALLGAGLGLLASQVGNIIMSSVDSSRSGEAGGLQGTSLNLGASLGVALVGSIVIGLLAANFSSLVLANPNLPDSVKQQVTVASEKNANFVSTAQVEAAATQAGLPAAQTAEIVQNYSDAQLAALRAGLAFLALFALLALAWVRRLPDQAVQVATPQAQT; encoded by the coding sequence TTGGCTGACACGGTGGCTTCAACCAAAGAGAACGCGGGCTGGGGCGTCATCGGCATGCTGGCGGCGGCGCAGTTCATCATGGTGCTCGACACCACAGTGATGAACGTGTCGATCTCACAGGTGGCGGCGGACCTGCACACGACAATCGTGGGCATGCAAAGTGCCATCACTATGTACACGCTGGTTATGGCTGCTTTCATGCTGATTGGCGGGAAGATCGGCGACCGGTGGGGGGCCAAGCGGGCCTTCTGGATTGGCCTGTGCGTCTACGGACTCGGGTCGTTTACCACCGGCATCGCGCCGAACCTGACGGTGCTGCTGCTCGGCTGGTCTCTGATCGAAGGTCTTGGAGCCATCCTCGTCATCCCCGCGATCGCGGCCCTAACCGCGAAGACCTACGAAGGCAAGCAGCGGGCGCTGTGCTACGGCATTCTCGGAGGAGTGGCAGGCGCGTCGATGGCAGCAGGCCCGCTGATCGGCGGTTGGGTGACCGCCTACTTCTCGTGGCGTTACGTCTTCATCGGCGAAACCGTGATTGTGCTGCTTGTGATGTTGTTCCTCAAGCTCATCCCGGCGACGGTCGGACGCAAGAGCAAGCTCGATGTGGGCGGTGCCGTGCTATCGGCCGCGGGGCTCGGGGCGATAGTCTATGGAGTGCTCCAGTCGAGTCAATGGGGCTGGATTCTTCCCAAGGCCAACGTGCCGGTCTTCAACGGCATGCCGCTGGCGCCCCTCGGCCTGTCACCCTCGCTGTGGCTCATCATCATCGGCGGCATCCTGATTACGCTGTTCGCCCGGCGCGAAGAGGCGGTCAAGATGCGCGGCAACGAACCGCTCCTCGACCTGGCTCTGCTCGGTATTCCGAGAATGAGGGCTGGACTCATCATTCAGTGGTGCCAGGCGTTCATCATCCAAGCCACGTTCTTCGTCATCCCGCTGTATCTGCAGATCGTGCTTGGCTTCGACGCGCTCAAGACCGGGAAGACGATTCTGCCGATGTCCGTGGCGTTGTTCGTGTTCGCCCTCGGCGGCGCTTCTCTGACGGCACGTTTTGGTGCCAAGCGCATCGTGACAGTCGGCCTGGCAATCTTGCTCGTGGGCGAGGCCGCACTGCTGTACGTCCTGGCGCCGCAACTCGCTACTGGATTCGGGGTTGCCATGGCGCTGCTGGGAGCCGGACTCGGACTGCTCGCGTCGCAGGTGGGCAACATCATCATGTCGTCCGTCGACTCGTCCCGCAGCGGCGAGGCCGGTGGGCTGCAGGGCACATCCCTCAACCTCGGGGCGTCGCTCGGCGTCGCGCTCGTCGGCTCCATCGTCATTGGTCTTCTTGCCGCGAACTTCTCGTCGCTGGTGCTCGCCAACCCGAACCTTCCCGACTCGGTCAAACAGCAGGTCACTGTCGCCTCCGAAAAGAATGCGAACTTCGTGTCGACGGCACAAGTAGAGGCCGCCGCGACTCAAGCTGGTCTGCCGGCAGCCCAGACCGCCGAGATTGTGCAGAACTACTCGGACGCCCAGCTCGCTGCGTTGCGAGCAGGCTTGGCGTTCCTCGCACTGTTCGCACTGCTTGCGCTCGCGTGGGTCAGGCGGTTGCCCGACCAAGCCGTGCAAGTCGCAACACCGCAGGCCCAGACCTAG
- a CDS encoding SpoIIE family protein phosphatase, with product MDTGARDSRHNVAVLVEIARTVGGQQAAAEAICAHAVAGLGLTGASIGVVRNGARERHLESIAAAGQLSQFIRDMSTPLGTDTDATRTALGGEPIFVGNPHGVGDSEGADGVGRWRNGFGSHAYAILPLGSHEGPMGVLTLEWPEPQPFPAETRSDIQLFADVAALVLRCAPGTPPGVVEHDASPCEDAEQCEFASNSRGLIVPAVLATSWAVPPTARIWTAVTRPGRARESAAFAEVMDVPSAGFMLVAGAASTSSGGDAEEAVRAGRGVMRAAATHGSPPEDVLGMLEGSMRSHQDAAWMSAAAATYDPIAGAVSLAMGGSVALMTLSRQGRDSLTLPVEAVAGSRGAHAETAMRIVLPGDRVALLSGRVSVLDEPAVAAEAKLALGLTGDTGGADAAVRLLSLVCQAQAGAAVIVLEFATGGAPPTT from the coding sequence ATGGACACAGGGGCCCGTGATTCCCGGCACAACGTCGCCGTACTCGTTGAGATCGCCAGAACGGTCGGAGGCCAGCAGGCGGCGGCCGAGGCGATTTGCGCGCACGCCGTCGCGGGGCTCGGCCTGACGGGCGCTAGCATCGGAGTCGTGCGAAACGGAGCTCGCGAGCGACACCTCGAGTCGATTGCCGCGGCCGGCCAACTCTCCCAGTTCATTCGAGACATGTCGACGCCCCTCGGAACCGACACCGACGCGACACGCACGGCTCTCGGTGGCGAGCCGATCTTCGTGGGCAACCCGCACGGCGTGGGAGACAGCGAAGGCGCCGACGGCGTGGGGCGGTGGCGCAACGGCTTCGGGTCGCATGCGTACGCCATCCTTCCGCTCGGGTCGCATGAGGGTCCCATGGGAGTGCTCACCCTCGAATGGCCCGAACCGCAGCCCTTCCCTGCCGAGACTCGCAGCGACATCCAGCTGTTCGCCGACGTTGCGGCGCTGGTCCTTCGGTGCGCTCCGGGAACGCCACCAGGCGTCGTCGAGCACGATGCGAGCCCGTGCGAGGACGCCGAGCAATGCGAGTTCGCGTCCAACTCCCGCGGGCTGATCGTGCCTGCGGTCCTCGCCACGTCTTGGGCCGTTCCACCCACCGCCCGCATCTGGACCGCGGTCACGCGCCCAGGGCGCGCTCGTGAGTCAGCAGCCTTCGCAGAGGTGATGGATGTGCCGAGCGCAGGCTTCATGCTTGTCGCTGGGGCAGCATCGACTTCGTCCGGAGGGGATGCCGAGGAGGCCGTTCGCGCTGGACGAGGCGTGATGCGTGCGGCGGCAACGCATGGTAGCCCGCCTGAAGACGTCCTCGGAATGCTCGAAGGTTCCATGCGCTCGCACCAAGACGCGGCATGGATGTCAGCAGCGGCAGCGACGTATGACCCGATAGCTGGCGCGGTGAGCCTGGCTATGGGCGGCAGTGTGGCGCTGATGACCCTGAGCCGGCAGGGTCGCGACTCCCTGACGCTTCCCGTAGAGGCCGTGGCTGGGTCGCGCGGAGCGCACGCAGAGACGGCGATGCGAATCGTGCTGCCGGGCGATCGCGTGGCACTGCTGAGCGGTCGCGTTTCTGTGCTTGACGAACCCGCCGTAGCTGCCGAGGCCAAGCTCGCGCTCGGCTTGACGGGCGATACGGGTGGCGCGGACGCGGCAGTGCGGCTACTCTCGCTCGTCTGCCAGGCTCAAGCCGGCGCTGCAGTGATCGTCTTGGAGTTCGCGACCGGTGGGGCGCCGCCGACCACCTAG
- a CDS encoding DUF2252 domain-containing protein, translating to MARRITSPTPGSRVVAQTPRRSTNREIVHLTPDEHRARGKAARVAVPRASHAVWEPFDGRPNPVDLLEEQAATRVPELVPIRYGRMLVSPFTFYRGGAYIMASDLARTPVSGLNVQLCGDAHLSNFGGFASAERRMVFDINDFDETLPGPWEWDVKRLAASFEIAGRDRGFSAKKRRSGVMAVARSYREAMASFAEMRDLDVWYSRLDIEAILPELQRQVSAKRGAQVANNVAKAHTKDSMKAFAKLTHIVDGEPKIVSTPPLIVPISELLPELEAREFEKSIRTILRRYRTSLQNDRRVLVERFRFADLARKVVGVGSVGTRAWIVLMLGRDDEDPLFLQVKEASASVLEPFVGASAFKNHGQRVVEGQRLMQASSDIFLGWVHVTGVDGVERDFYVRQLWDWKISAQIETFDPSMLVAYSGVCGWTLARAHARSGDRAAIAAYLGSGTAFDEAIGDFSAAYADQNEADYAIFKASVESGRLEAQTGL from the coding sequence ATGGCACGACGCATTACGAGTCCGACTCCTGGCTCAAGAGTCGTTGCACAGACACCGCGACGCTCGACGAACCGCGAGATCGTTCACCTGACACCGGACGAGCACCGCGCACGCGGCAAAGCGGCGCGCGTCGCCGTGCCTCGTGCAAGCCACGCTGTCTGGGAGCCGTTTGACGGTCGCCCTAATCCCGTCGACCTGCTTGAAGAGCAGGCTGCGACCCGCGTTCCCGAACTTGTTCCGATCCGCTATGGCCGAATGCTTGTCTCGCCGTTCACGTTCTATCGCGGGGGCGCCTACATCATGGCGTCCGATTTGGCTCGGACGCCCGTCTCGGGGCTCAACGTTCAGCTCTGTGGCGACGCGCATCTCTCGAACTTCGGCGGATTCGCGTCAGCCGAGCGACGGATGGTCTTCGACATCAACGACTTCGATGAGACGCTGCCTGGGCCGTGGGAGTGGGACGTCAAGCGCCTGGCGGCCAGCTTCGAGATCGCAGGTCGCGATCGAGGGTTCTCGGCAAAGAAGCGGCGGTCCGGGGTCATGGCGGTCGCTCGTTCATATCGTGAGGCGATGGCGTCATTTGCCGAGATGCGCGATCTCGACGTCTGGTACTCGCGCCTGGATATCGAGGCGATTCTGCCAGAGCTGCAGCGCCAGGTCAGTGCAAAGCGGGGAGCGCAGGTGGCGAACAACGTTGCGAAGGCGCACACGAAAGACAGCATGAAGGCCTTCGCCAAGCTAACGCATATCGTGGACGGCGAGCCCAAGATCGTGAGCACTCCTCCTCTAATCGTGCCGATCTCGGAACTCCTGCCCGAATTGGAGGCCCGAGAGTTCGAGAAGAGCATCAGGACTATCCTTCGCCGGTACCGCACGAGTCTGCAAAACGACCGGCGCGTGCTTGTTGAGCGGTTCCGCTTCGCAGATCTCGCGCGCAAGGTGGTCGGCGTGGGGAGTGTTGGGACGCGTGCTTGGATCGTGCTGATGCTCGGGCGCGACGATGAAGATCCGCTCTTTCTCCAGGTCAAGGAGGCGTCTGCATCGGTCTTGGAGCCTTTCGTTGGCGCAAGTGCGTTCAAGAACCACGGACAGCGGGTCGTCGAAGGCCAGCGCCTTATGCAGGCGTCAAGCGACATCTTCCTCGGATGGGTCCACGTCACGGGAGTCGACGGCGTGGAACGCGACTTCTACGTCCGACAGTTGTGGGATTGGAAGATATCCGCCCAGATTGAAACGTTCGATCCCTCAATGCTGGTCGCCTACTCAGGTGTGTGCGGCTGGACGCTGGCGCGCGCCCACGCGCGGTCTGGCGACCGGGCGGCGATCGCGGCCTATCTCGGCTCGGGCACCGCATTCGATGAGGCGATCGGCGACTTTTCGGCGGCCTATGCCGATCAGAACGAAGCCGACTACGCCATCTTCAAGGCTAGCGTTGAGAGCGGGCGACTCGAAGCTCAAACCGGTCTCTAG
- a CDS encoding acetate--CoA ligase family protein: MLTDAAGAPREAAEVLAAAVANGLGALDEWQAKVLLAGYGVSIPRGGLARNEDEAVAIARRLSGPVVVKAIGPHIAHKTEHGLVALNLLGDEPVRIAARTLLARVEGQDTMLLVEQMVRGTREFMVGMKRDPSYGPVVIFGVGGVFAEAHRDIALGVTPLEDRDIEGMLDGIRASALLDAFRGMPDVDRAALAGAVRALARIAEDFPAITEIDVNPLIVEGSMPVAADALVILSPAAELGGSTSSARAASSPDLTPLFSPRAVAVVGASNDPLKWGGSLMHNLINGGFPGPIYPVNGRGGTVFDLPAFPSIRELPEAPDLALVAVGATHVNSVIEQCGERGIPVALVVAAGYSEAGEAGAVAEVELVKTSKDCGVTLIGPNCMGLLATHSRLHAVGFLELTPQPGGLSIISQSGNIGVQLVTRAERRHVGIDKYVTVGNQASTTAIDVLDALGDDPETTAVLIYLEEIGDGRRFIDVLRRITRKKPVVVLPGGMTDYGRRAAASHTGAMAGSTDVFLAATRQTGCLVRTGPDESLDLALCLSALPLPAGRRVAIMTLGGGWGVLAADELARNGLELAALEPTILAALDELLPGYWCRSNPVDLVAAVGPDLAASTLTMLSESEVIDAVVVLGILRSPSTGWTSDDPVAAGVPGGPGRGDFNPAEVSFLERVTELIASTGKPIINVPLRPVEAATFPGGARYDPVILYSPVAAVRALAAMAWYGEYVAAQADLTQP; the protein is encoded by the coding sequence ATGTTGACGGACGCAGCGGGCGCCCCGCGTGAGGCGGCCGAAGTCTTGGCCGCGGCGGTAGCTAACGGTCTCGGCGCCTTGGACGAGTGGCAAGCGAAGGTCCTGCTCGCCGGGTACGGGGTCTCTATCCCGCGCGGTGGCCTCGCGCGAAACGAGGACGAGGCCGTGGCGATTGCTCGGCGGCTTAGCGGGCCGGTGGTCGTCAAGGCCATCGGACCGCACATCGCCCACAAGACGGAGCATGGGCTGGTCGCCCTGAACCTCCTTGGGGACGAGCCCGTCCGCATCGCTGCTCGCACCCTTCTGGCACGCGTGGAAGGCCAGGATACCATGCTGCTCGTCGAGCAGATGGTCCGAGGAACACGCGAGTTCATGGTCGGCATGAAGCGTGATCCTTCCTACGGCCCGGTCGTGATCTTCGGCGTCGGGGGTGTCTTCGCCGAGGCCCATAGGGACATCGCGCTTGGCGTGACGCCTTTGGAGGACCGGGACATCGAAGGGATGCTCGACGGAATCAGGGCGAGTGCGCTGCTCGATGCATTCCGCGGCATGCCGGACGTGGATCGCGCGGCATTGGCTGGAGCAGTCCGCGCACTCGCGCGCATCGCCGAGGACTTCCCGGCCATCACCGAGATCGACGTGAACCCCCTCATAGTCGAGGGCTCGATGCCTGTAGCCGCCGACGCACTCGTGATCCTCAGTCCCGCAGCGGAGCTCGGCGGATCGACCTCCAGTGCTCGTGCCGCCTCGTCGCCGGATCTGACCCCACTGTTCTCTCCGCGCGCAGTCGCGGTCGTCGGCGCCTCGAACGACCCTCTTAAGTGGGGCGGATCCCTCATGCACAACCTCATCAACGGTGGTTTCCCTGGCCCCATCTACCCTGTGAACGGTCGCGGGGGGACCGTGTTCGACCTCCCAGCTTTTCCCAGCATCAGGGAGCTTCCCGAGGCACCGGACCTGGCGCTGGTGGCTGTGGGTGCCACCCATGTGAACAGCGTGATAGAGCAGTGTGGCGAGCGAGGCATCCCTGTCGCGCTTGTGGTCGCTGCTGGTTACTCCGAGGCAGGGGAGGCGGGAGCCGTTGCGGAGGTGGAGCTGGTCAAGACTTCCAAGGACTGCGGCGTCACGCTCATCGGCCCAAATTGCATGGGTCTTCTCGCGACGCACAGCCGGCTCCACGCCGTTGGCTTCCTCGAGTTGACGCCGCAACCGGGGGGCCTGAGCATCATCTCCCAGTCTGGCAACATAGGCGTGCAGCTGGTCACCCGGGCCGAGCGTCGCCACGTCGGCATCGACAAGTACGTTACGGTCGGCAACCAGGCCTCTACCACCGCGATCGACGTGCTTGACGCCCTTGGGGACGACCCGGAGACCACGGCCGTACTCATCTACCTCGAAGAGATCGGCGACGGTCGCCGCTTCATCGATGTCCTGCGCCGCATCACGCGCAAGAAGCCCGTGGTGGTCTTGCCGGGCGGCATGACGGACTATGGGCGCCGAGCAGCCGCATCGCACACAGGCGCCATGGCGGGTTCCACCGACGTCTTCTTGGCTGCGACGCGGCAGACGGGCTGCCTCGTGCGAACGGGCCCTGACGAGAGCCTGGACTTGGCGCTGTGTCTTTCCGCGCTTCCGTTGCCGGCGGGCCGCCGAGTGGCCATCATGACGCTCGGCGGAGGATGGGGCGTGCTGGCAGCCGACGAGTTGGCCCGCAACGGCCTTGAGTTGGCCGCGCTCGAACCTACCATCCTCGCCGCGCTAGACGAACTCCTGCCCGGCTACTGGTGCCGAAGCAATCCCGTCGATCTTGTGGCGGCTGTCGGCCCCGACCTCGCTGCCAGCACATTGACGATGCTCTCTGAGAGCGAGGTCATCGACGCGGTAGTGGTGCTCGGCATCCTTCGCAGCCCGTCCACCGGCTGGACCTCGGACGACCCGGTGGCCGCTGGCGTACCGGGTGGACCCGGGCGCGGTGACTTCAACCCTGCAGAGGTCTCGTTTCTTGAGCGAGTGACAGAGCTCATAGCGAGTACGGGCAAGCCGATCATCAACGTTCCCCTCCGCCCAGTGGAAGCCGCGACCTTCCCGGGTGGTGCGCGATACGATCCAGTGATTCTCTACTCGCCGGTCGCCGCAGTGCGTGCCCTTGCGGCCATGGCCTGGTACGGCGAGTACGTCGCCGCGCAGGCAGATCTGACGCAACCATGA